Proteins encoded within one genomic window of Nomia melanderi isolate GNS246 chromosome 8, iyNomMela1, whole genome shotgun sequence:
- the LOC116423891 gene encoding uncharacterized protein LOC116423891, protein MVASARPREIDVDKPSHTEQLANWISRVRCKKLMCRRNRKRDLRVEAVLTCALFKAEHELRSKQLSRISKWQQLKKQLLKEAEYSSCDFYNGEDMKNQRSCQEDDPWRGPLCPELSSLDSFMSKLGEIKVPLQR, encoded by the coding sequence ATGGTGGCCAGCGCGAGACCCCGAGAGATCGACGTTGACAAACCCAGCCACACGGAGCAATTAGCGAATTGGATCAGTAGAGTACGTTGCAAGAAGCTGATGTGCCGTCGAAATCGGAAACGTGACCTACGCGTCGAGGCGGTGCTCACTTGCGCGCTGTTCAAGGCCGAGCACGAGCTGCGCAGCAAGCAATTGTCAAGGATCTCGAAGTGGCAGCAGTTGAAAAAGCAGCTGCTGAAAGAGGCCGAGTACTCGAGCTGCGACTTCTATAACGGCGAGGACATGAAAAACCAACGTTCCTGTCAAGAGGACGATCCGTGGCGAGGTCCTCTGTGCCCGGAATTGAGCAGCCTGGACTCGTTCATGTCGAAATTGGGTGAGATTAAGGTCCCGCTCCAGCGATGA
- the Adck1 gene encoding aarF domain containing kinase 1 — protein sequence MFKYKRLLKTAIVGIIGFRTFASLRANEYDLGSIGIVRLGRAATTVFIIGRHYQNELYGSKLDKDTPEYQNLKSRVHKYGAEKLLELCCENKGVYIKVGQHIGALDYLLPSEYVTTMRVLHSSAPQSSFKDVLTVIKEDFKKDPYEIFESIDPKPLGTASLAQVHKAVLKNGNVVAVKIQHRSVKTNSYVDIKSMSALVKITSLVFPDFKFDWLVDETKKNIPKELDFMQEGKNAEKVQSIFSHYHWLKIPKIYWDISSHRVLTMEFVEGGQVNDLKYIQDNNLNPYEVSSKLGRLYSHMIFISGFVHSDPHPGNILLRKKNNEAEIILLDHGLYADLSNEFRWEYSKLWLAIFDSNRNAMQVHCAKLGVPDLYGLLACMVSGRSWKAIMTGIQRTKYDIHEKQEFQSEIPNLLPEISDVLQRVNRQMLLILKTNDLVRCIEHSLHTESRMFGMMEMSKCCIQSVYGEQLKSCKNTWIKWKLSVAKQWSLFKLSLYYLYLGALNFNIKESIDSFMNNNYYAF from the coding sequence ATGTTCAAGTACaaaagattattaaaaacagCTATAGTTGGAATAATTGGTTTTCGTACATTCGCATCTCTAAGAGCTAATGAATATGATTTAGGATCTATAGGCATTGTAAGACTTGGGCGTGCTGCAACTACTGTTTTTATAATAGGCAGGCATTATCAGAATGAATTATATGGAAGTAAATTAGATAAAGATACTCCGGAATATCAGAATTTAAAATCAAGAGTACACAAATATGGAGCAGAGAAACTTTTAGAACTCTGCTGTGAAAATAAAGGTGTTTATATAAAAGTGGGCCAACATATTGGGGCATTGGATTATCTATTACCATCAGAATATGTTACCACTATGCGGGTATTGCATAGTTCTGCACCACAATCATCTTTCAAAGACGTATTAACTGTGATTAAAGAAGATTTTAAGAAAGATCCATacgaaatatttgaaagtattgACCCTAAACCTTTAGGAACCGCTAGTTTAGCACAAGTCCATAAAGCTGTATTAAAAAATGGCAATGTTGTTGCTGTTAAAATACAACATCGGTCTGTTAAAACAAATTCTTATGTAGACATAAAGAGTATGTCAGCTTTAGTAAAGATAACATCATTAGTCTTTCCTGACTTTAAATTTGATTGGCTTGTTGAtgaaactaaaaagaatattccaaaAGAATTAGATTTCATGCAAGAAGGAAAAAATGCAGAGAAAGTTCAAAGTATATTTTCACATTATCATTGGTTAAAAATACCAAAAATCTATTGGGATATTTCATCGCATCGTGTTCTGACAATGGAATTTGTTGAGGGAGGTCAGGTCAATGATTTGAAATACATTCAAGACAATAACTTAAATCCATACGAAGTCAGCAGTAAACTGGGTCGACTGTATAGTCATATGATATTTATTTCTGGTTTTGTGCATTCTGATCCTCATCCTGGTAATATATTActtcgaaagaaaaataatgaagcaGAAATAATTCTTTTGGATCATGGATTGTATGCAGATCTTTCTAATGAATTTCGATGGGAATATTCTAAATTGTGGTTAGCAATATTTGATAGCAACAGAAATGCAATGCAAGTGCATTGTGCTAAATTGGGTGTTCCAGATTTGTATGGGTTGCTGGCTTGTATGGTATCAGGTAGATCTTGGAAGGCAATTATGACTGGCATACAGAGAACTAAATATGATATTCATGAAAAGCAAGAATTCCAAAGTGAAATACCAAATTTGTTACCAGAAATTAGCGATGTACTTCAAAGAGTGAATAGGcaaatgttattaattcttaAAACAAATGATCTTGTACGCTGTATTGAACATTCCTTGCACACAGAATCTAGAATGTTTGGAATGATGGAAATGTCGAAATGTTGCATACAATCTGTTTATGGAGAACAACTGAAATCATGCAAGAATACATGGATAAAGTGGAAACTTTCTGTGGCAAAGCAATGGTCGTTATTTAAactatcattatattatttatatttaggagcactaaattttaatataaaagaatccATAGATTCATTTATGAATAACAACTATTACGCTTTTTAG